The following proteins come from a genomic window of Nicotiana tomentosiformis chromosome 12, ASM39032v3, whole genome shotgun sequence:
- the LOC104100008 gene encoding protein BREAST CANCER SUSCEPTIBILITY 1 homolog, which produces MADISHLEKMGRELKCPICLSLLNSAVSLTCNHVFCNLCIQTTMKSGSNCPVCKVPFHRREIRPALHMDNLVNIYKNMEVASGVNIFVTQTNSTSILPGEENQSNGKQSCGFQDEGKIITEVPATDNQKRKRGKGSKKSSECNKKNSGSNLIRPSFPTKKRVQVPQYPPSETPPPTKLVGGNGKSVTNEAQKPLLIEKDRSILNKKGEPILSPFFWLREEEDVERSSQQTDGDIIMDTPPLIPCFSDIKDMDDEVHCEISPKSGTHNAANGVDLFDSEMFDWTQRACSPELCSSPYKTKIKDTECAAAHEKTRAPSLKRHSVESATQDRTAVVNEEGTDKEQLKSHSLFPLENEITGTKGVVCKSSKNKALRCNKKKQGKKIIGEVSEVHNNLQKAAEQTMKNNQEDAYALNSKKKDLKNKKKGSSATNVIGSTIEDSSTSCRAKRLRKSSQSKSFDLSTLGDQEKHSEGSFETLDLKTCHKWNQGSMGEQNKIRSRPKSRQRTAKDNITQTQDEVLHLESANRLLPMDNDGEATPSGTLMKKRELECDDKLHGKKKVKFSEDEQLADKENITLEKIQKRVHKSLETEKSVLDVNGLVLRKCEASRNKIQCAFCRSAEESEVSGVMISYLNGKPVKEDVNGVSGVIHVHKHCAEWAPNVYFEEDDAVNLEAELKRSRRITCFFCGVKGAALGCYETSCRKSFHVPCAKLTPECRWDYDNFVMLCPLHANSKLPCEAPGKQSRIKESIKRSSNIHQSKVSATPDNTATSQWKSQKKNKSLVLCSSALTADEKGLVSSLKRLSGVTVVKNWDLSVTHVIASTDEKGTCRRTLKYLMGVLVGKWILSIDWITACLEATEFVDEQQYEIKLDAHGIADGPKLGRLRILNKQPKLFNGYEFFFVGDFSPSYKSYLHDLVIAAGGIVLNRKPVTVNQEVPSPGCLPPFVIYSHEQLDKSEVTEKKRSDAEALASSTGAVVASSTWILNCIAGSKLLELE; this is translated from the exons atggcagatatttCACATCTTGAAAAAATGGGAAGAGAGCTCAAGTGTCCCATCTG CTTGAGTCTGTTGAATTCGGCTGTTTCACTTACATGCAATCATGTATTTTGCAA TTTATGTATTCAGACTACTATGAAATCAGGGTCCAATTGTCCAGTGTGCAAAGTTCCTTTTCATCGCAGAG AAATCCGACCTGCTCTGCACATGGATAATTTGGTGAACATCTATAAGAACATGGAAGTTGCTTCAGGAGTCAATATATTTGTTACTCAAACCAATTCTACATCCATATTACCAG GTGAAGAAAACCAATCTAATGGCAAACAATCTTGTGGATTCCAAGATGAAGGTAAAATTATAACAGAGGTTCCAGCTACAGATAatcagaaaagaaaaagagggaAAGGATCAAAAAAATCTTCAGAGTGCAACAAAAAGAATTCTGGATCAAATCTTATTAGACCCTCCTTTCCAACAAAGAAGAGAGTGCAGGTGCCACAATATCCACCTTCAGAGACTCCGCCACCTACAAAGTTGGTTGGTGGGAATGGTAAATCCGTCACCAATGAAGCTCAGAAACCTTTGCTGATTGAGAAAGACAGGTCCATTCTAAACAAAAAAGGAGAACCAATACTATCTCCATTCTTCTGGCTGAGAGAAGAAGAGGATGTAGAAAGGTCAAGTCAGCAAACAGATGGAGACATTATCATGGATACACCTCCACTTATTCCATGCTTCAGTGATATAAAGGACATGGATGATGAGGTCCACTGTGAAATATCTCCAAAA AGTGGAACTCATAATGCAGCAAATGGAGTAGATCTTTTTGACAGTGAGATGTTCGACTGGACACAGAGAGCTTGCTCTCCTGAACTTTGTTCGAGCCCCTACAAGACGAAG ATTAAAGATACTGAGTGTGCTGCAGCTCATGAGAAGACTCGAGCACCCTCACTAAAAAGGCATAGTGTGGAATCAGCAACTCAGGACAGAACAGCTGTGGTAAATGAAGAGGGTACTGATAAAGAACAACTGAAGTCGCACTCTTTATTTCCTCTTGAAAATGAAATCACTGGTACCAAAGGTGTCGTTTGCAAGTCTAGCAAGAATAAGGCACTTAGATGCAATAAGAAGAAACAAGGCAAGAAAATAATTGGTGAAGTATCAGAAGTCCATAATAACTTACAAAAAGCAGCTGAACAAACTATGAAGAACAATCAGGAAGATGCCTATGCACTTAACTCAAAGAAGAAAGATTTGAAAAACAAGAAAAAGGGTAGTTCCGCTACAAATGTCATAGGGTCAACAATAGAAGACAGTTCCACTTCATGTCGTGCTAAAAGACTCCGCAAGAGCAGTCAGTCCAAGTCCTTTGATTTGTCTACTCTTGGGGATCAGGAAAAACACAGTGAAGGAAGCTTTGAGACACTTGACTTGAAGACATGTCATAAATGGAACCAGGGATCTATGGGTGAACAAAATAAAATTCGTTCTAGACCAAAGAGCAGACAGAGAACTGCTAAAGATAACATTACACAAACCCAAGATGAAGTTTTGCATTTGGAATCAGCAAATAGATTGCTTCCCATGGATAATGATGGGGAAGCTACTCCTTCTGGTACACTAATGAAGAAACGTGAGCTTGAGTGTGATGACAAGCTTCATGGTAAGAAAAAGGTGAAGTTTTCTGAAGATGAGCAGCTTGCTGACAAGGAAAATATTACACTTGAAAAGATTCAGAAGAGAGTGCATAAATCATTGGAAACAGAGAAATCTGTTTTGGACGTGAATGGATTGGTTTTGCGGAAGTGTGAGGCAAGCCGCAACAAGATCCAGTGTGCTTTCTGCCGTTCAGCAGAGGAATCTGAG GTTTCAGGAGTCATGATAAGCTACCTTAATGGAAAGCCTGTCAAAGAAGATGTCAATGGAGTATCTGGTGTTATACATGTGCATAAGCATTGTGCAGAATG GGCCCCTAATGTATATTTTGAAGAAGATGATGCGGTCAACCTTGAAGCTGAGCTGAAGAGGAGTCGGAGGATTACTTGTTTTTTCTGTGGAGTAAAAGGGGCAGCTCTTGGGTGTTATGAGACGAGTTGTCGTAAAAGCTTTCATGTTCCTTGTGCCAAGCTGACGCCAGAGTGTCGATGGGATTAT GATAACTTTGTTATGTTATGCCCTTTGCATGCCAACTCTAAGCTGCCATGCGAGGCCCCTGGAAAACAGTCCAGGATTAAAGAAAGTATCAAAAG AAGTTCTAATATCCACCAGTCTAAAGTCTCAGCAACACCTGATAATACTGCTACTTCGCAGTGGAAGTCTCAGAAGAAGAATAAGAGCTTGGTGCTCTGTTCTTCAGCTCTAACTGCTGATGAAAAA GGTCTTGTTTCTTCATTAAAGAGGTTGTCTGGAGTGACAGTAGTCAAGAACTGGGACCTAAGTGTCACCCATGTTATTGCTTCTACAGATGAGAAAGGGACATGCCGAAGAACTCTCAAATACTTGATGGGTGTCTTGGTTGGGAAATGGATATTGAGCATTGACT GGATTACTGCTTGCTTGGAAGCCACAGAATTTGTCGATGAGCAGCAATACGAGATTAAACTAGATGCTCACGGCATTGCGGATGGCCCTAAGCTTGGAAGATTGCGAATATTAAACAAG CAACCTAAGCTTTTCAATGGATACGAGTTTTTTTTTGTGGGCGACTTTTCACCTTCCTACAAGAGCTATCTACATGACCTTGTTATTGCTGCTGGAGGAATTGTCCTCAACAGGAAGCCTGTAACAGTGAATCAGGAAGTTCCTTCACCTGGATGCCTTCCACCTTTTGTAATTTATAGTCACGAGCAACTTGATAAGTCTGAAGTAACAGAAAAAAAGCGATCTGATGCAGAAGCTTTGGCTAGTTCCACCGGAGCTGTAGTGGCCAGCAGCACTTGGATTCTGAACTGCATTGCTGGCTCCAAGTTGCTGGAGCTGGAATAG
- the LOC104100009 gene encoding uncharacterized protein, producing the protein MSRFRVNSSPDLVANLPSEQFYDDSALEGVAANIKLLLKLTQEHKNACNKEKNDGRRMLRVATMMAILDNVRTRIQKCQSFGNKSSSEAELSRCNTDLKVTSHVPIDKKHHEPMIDEKEKLRKQLNASLVARKSLEAMCSSLGKEKEIMASELSKKVHELNEMEDLINDLKEQNESLVERLHGCATEQKERRYSSSGGGETQGNIALQERNKALSEQLLKSLDGYRSIKRKWKDAQAENMAMHATMEEMTAKVGAGLARIHSFKERIASESVPSADIQEEIVELEHMFECFEMQVAKHGQKEGECVKPKAEISACKPIVLA; encoded by the exons ATGAGTAGATTTCGCGTAAATTCGTCTCCTGATTTAGTTGCTAATTTACCATCAGAACAATTCTATGATGATTCAGCTTTAGAAG GGGTTGCAGCCAACATAAAGTTATTGTTAAAGTTGACTCAAGAGCACAAAAATGCTTGTAACAAAGAGAAGAACGATGGCCGGAGAATGTTGAGGGTGGCAACCATGATGGCCATTCTTGATAATGTTAGGACAAGAATTCAAAAATGTCAATCATTTGGTAACAAGTCATCATCAGAAGCTGAATTAAGTCGATGTAATACGGATCTTAAGGTTACTAGTCATGTTCCAATAGATAAGAAACACCATGAGCCGATGATTGATGAGAAAGAAAAACTACGGAAGCAGCTAAACGCGAGCTTGGTAGCACGAAAGAGCCTTGAGGCCATGTGTTCAAGCTTAGGGAAAGAAAAAGAGATTATGGCATCAGAGCTGTCGAAAAAGGTCCACGAGTTGAATGAAATGGAGGACCTCATCAATGATCTAAAAGAACAAAATGAGAGTTTAGTGGAAAGGTTACACGGATGTGCCACCGAGCAAAAAGAAAGGAGGTATAGTAGCAGTGGTGGAGGAGAAACGCAAGGAAACATTGCCCTCCAAGAGAGAAATAAGGCACTTTCAGAGCAACTACTAAAGTCGTTGGATGGTTATAGATCCATTAAGAGGAAATGGAAGGATGCACAAGCGGAAAACATGGCGATGCATGCAACCATGGAGGAAATGACAGCAAAAGTTGGAGCTGGACTTGCCCGAATCCACAGCTTTAAAGAACGAATTGCCTCAGAAAGTGTGCCATCGGCAGATATCCAAGAAGAAATTGTTGAATTAGAGCATATGTTTGAATGCTTTGAAATGCAAGTTGCAAAACATGGTCAAAAGGAAGGGGAATGTGTCAAACCAAAAGCAGAGATTAGTGCTTGCAAGCCTATAGTTCTTGCATAG